The window TGTTATATCGGAAAAGGGTACTCTTGACTCACTTTTTTTGGCATAAAACGTCACACCTAAGTTGCTTACATTGCTACTTGCTAGTTTTGTCATCCAAACCTTTGGCATTGATCCTAGTGGCAAATTTAGTCTGAAATACATATCTTCTAGTTATGTTAAAAAAGAAAGACTATGCCTTCTAGTGCTGTTCAGAAAAGCAAGACTATGTTGGAGCTTTGATAGAAGAAAAAAAAAAAAAAATTGAATGTATATAAACTAGAAAATTTTACGCTATACTATCATCTTAAGAACTCAGGAGTGTCATCTTAAGAACTCGGGGAGACTGGGGAGAGTTCCCAGGATTTGAAAATTATTTGAAGTATCTAGATATTTCTAGAAATTTCAGTTTGTAGATGATGTAGTATGCTAGAATGCTGTTTAGCCCGTTGGGATTTACTTTGACCAGTCCAAGATCTGCTAGACTCTTTGGAGCATTAAAGTTTGGCGATGCAATTACTTGAAAAGTCCTAAATATTCTTTTTAATGGAAGCCTGCTCTTTTTTTTTTTTGAGAGTTGAGACTGTTCATGTGTTTCGGAAGTTCAAGTCTGTTAGTCACTGGCCATTTATGTTATGTGCATTATAATCGACGAAGTCTGATAAACTTTTGAAAAACTATACAGCTGTTGGCTGATGAGAAACAAATCAACAGTGTCATAGAGAAGATATTGCAAGGGAAAAAGGATGGCTTGGGGAGTGCAGATGTAATCAGGAGTTATCTTGAGAAAAATGAGCTAGAGTTGGGGTTGCCACCATCTGAAGGAAACGAGCCAGCGGCTATTTTATATGATCTAGTGTTTACCGAGCTTGAGCAAGACAAGAGTGCTCTGAAAGAAGGCGAAGATAATTTCGGAAATCTTGTGAAGAAGATCCTTGAGAAACTGGCTGAGCAGCTAGAATCTAATCCTGTATTTCATGATACCGAGCACTGAGAGAAAGAGACAAGTTTACACCATCCTGTGTATCGAAGTCTCAATGGCAGAGATTCTTGTTTGTGCAGCCCTTTCGGAATATTGTTCACATGTTTTCCTTATCCATAACAGCCATATACAGAAGTTACAATGTAAAACCTGTGTTGTATGTAATATGTCTTTGAATTATTTCATGCTTTGATAACATTGGTTTTAACTTGATATGATATTCAGTACTTAAGAGTCATTTCGAGTGGAGAAATATACAAAACAAGAAGCTTTCTGATACAGATTGCTTCTTTTTTGGAAGGGGATACAGATTTGCTTCTTGGTTTCACTACAATGTGTTACTTGTTTTTGCACTGTTTGGCATTGGTACAATGATTGCAGTACTAGTAATTCCTTCACAAGTGCTTTTCTGTTTAGTGTGACCGACATCGGCTTTTCTGAAAAGTGCTACAGAAAGAAGCACCACTCCACATCAATTTGGCAATAGGTGATTTTGATATGTCCTGCAAATCCTTGGTGGATTTTGACGGGTTGAATGAGCCAATTGCTAGAGGTCATTTTCCATGGGAGACAGGTATGAAGGAAAAAACATGTACTTTTTGGATCTCCACGTTAATAAGATGGGATCCCCTTGTTTCCTTGGTGATTATAAACCCTAATAAGTTGGCCTCGTCACATCTGCAATTTTTGGCCACTCAATCCTATGTCATCATCTATCATAATGTCGTTGTTATCATCTTTCACAATCTACAAGTTGCATTTGGAATGCAGACCTTCAAAGTTGCATATGGAAGGCAAAATAACATTTACCCTATCAATTGTGATGATGAGTACTTTTCGAGTAATGATATCCCGATTAAGGATTACCTTATCAGAAATTTTCATTAAATATCGGATTATGTTATGTAAGATGGATTTTAGATGAGAAGCAAAAATATGATTCATCTAACATTACTCGGCACTAAAAGTCTAGCATTTCCTAGCATACAAGATCAAAACAAAGAATCTCTCATAATGAACCAGAGCTCGAAGGTTAAAAATGTTATCGCAAGAGCTATGGTATCACGGGTAATGTTTGCAACCACCAAAAAAATTACGAGTTTTAACAGCTTGTTAGATGAAACTAGACAAGAAAACCAAATCAACTCTCAAAAGTAAGGATCTTGGAATATTATTGATGAATATCCTTTCCAATGAAAAGAACTGCAGCCAGAAATTATAGTTGGGAAGATTGATGGTTGGGGAGGAGAATATGAATGTCAAATCTGAAAATGAAAAAACCAGATGAGCTGATGACATTATATTATTATTTGTCACGTTACAAGGACCAAAAAGGAAATAACTGATGCAACTCAAAGAAATAAATAACAGATACAACTCATGACTGAACTATTGTTCAGTTGCAGAAAGAAGAATTTGAAGGCAATCTAAGCAGCAAATAGCTCCTGGAAGGCTATATCACAATGGGGGTATAGAAGTTCCCTAGATAGTACAAAGAAGCAAAATAACCCACTTATTGTCCATGCATCATCACATAGATACTTGACTATGCGCCACAATATCGTAACCGGATATACTAAATACTGGCTTTTCCCAAGTGTAGCTAGAAGCCTTCAAACACATCACTCTTTGCCATCAGCGGCACGAAGTGAACCAAGTTGAACTGGGGCTTGAGTTCCCACCACCTTAGATGACCCATAAACCGACAGGTCAGTACCTTGTGCTTTCTCTTTCTCAATCTGTTCCTTGATCCAGAAGTATGTAAACCTCAGTCCATCCTATAAAAAAGAAAAAAAGGAAGCAAAGTCAGCACAATTTAAGGTGTCATGAGGTAAACCCCAACTTAAAAAACAATGAACATGGTGTTAAGAAGCTGCAAATGGGTACACTTTGATATGATCTGATTCTATTTTTACCTTCAGCCTCATGGTAGGAGCCCAGCCAAGTTTCTCTTTGATCAGAGTGTTGTCAGAGTTACGACCACGGACACCCTCTGGTCCAGGAATGTGCTGAATAGGCAGCTTCTTGTTCTCAAAGCTAAGAACAATCTCAGCCATCTCATTCATGCTGACCATCTCGTCACTTCCAATATTCACTGGCTCACGGAAGTCGGACTTTGTCAACCTAGATCACAGAATGGAAAAGTTTATGACAGTGAATGCAAAAATTCCAAAACAAAGACAGAAGTTCAACATATGTGAAATATGCCTAATTCCACATAACTACACACTTAAAGGGATTTGCAAGTTAAATTCAACACATTTGAAGTTGGCCTGCAAATAAGTTGAATTGCTATAGCTGGCCACAGTATTCCACTAAATTACATGGCAAGTACCATGAGACGAATCAAAGTTTTCATTCTTCCCAAAATACAGGTACTTTTCTTAGTAATTCATTGGTTTGCCTTCATATCTATCATTCAAGAGGAAATGTCTTTGTGACCAACACCTTACCGCAAAAGTATTAATGCAAAGAATTTACATCCAAGTTACAGTTTAAAAATTAAAATGGTACAACTTCTAGCTGAATTTTTTGCTTTTACCATAATAACTTATCAGGAAACTTTTAAGGCCTTATCGAAGCAGACCATACTGATCTACTTAGTTTCAGACTCGAGAATTTTAATGAAAAAGATTTTCCAACTTTGTAAGAAAAAGGTGCTTACCGGAGTACACCTTCAACACATTCATCAATAAAGGTGAAGGATCGGGTCTGAAGTCCATCTCCCCACATCTCAAACTTATCAGTGGATGTGAGAGCCTTTCTGCAGAAAGCAGCAGGTGCCTTTTCCCTGCCCCCTATGTGACAGATATACCATAAAGCAACAAATTAAGCTACAAAGCAATAAAACCATGCATATATATTAACAATTACCACAGCTAAGCACTTACCTTTCCAGGTTCCAAAAGGACCATAAATATTGTGGAACCTTCCAATACGACATTCGATTCCAAAGTCTTTGGTGTAGTGCTTGCACAACTCCTCAGTTGCAAGTTTCTCTAAGCCATAAGCATCTTGAGGCTAGAAGAAAGGTAGAAAAAATAATCAAATTAAATGTGTTGAGAACAAGATTCCAAAAGCCATAACCACCAAGTAACATACCTCTGCCGGCCAGGCATCCGCCTCCTTCAAGCTCACATTAGTTTCCAGCTGCTTAAACTCAGGATAAATACAAGCACTGGAAGCATAGAAAAACCTACAGAAACCAGATAACAGATATGGAAAACTGTTAAGTATTTCTCCAAAGTTAGAGGTAAGGTCCCATTTTTCAACTGAAATGTTAGGAATCCATACGCCTCAGGTAAAATGTGCTAAACATTCTAGCTCAAGGATAAAATGTACCGTGTTAAAGACCACAAACCTTTTCACTCCAGTGATCCTAGCAGCTTCCAGCATGTTAAAGCTGATCATGGTATTGTTGTACATAATGACAGAGTGATTGGACTGAATGAATCCCATGCCGCCCATATCAGCAGCAAGGTTGAACACATGATCAACGTCCTTGGTAACCTTCAAGCAGTTATCCATGACCCTGAGATCCACAAGATGGAATTCATCGCAGAACATGTCTTCAGTCATGTGCTCATTCTTCTTCCAGTCAGAAGCAATAATGTAGTGACCCTCATTCTTCAATCGGCGGGCAATGTGGGAGGCGATAAAGCCACCAGCCCCAGTAATTGAAATTCGGAGTTTTTCCGAGGGCCAATAAGGCTCCCTCTCAAGGGCCTCATAGGTGTATGCGCCATAGCCACTCTCACCAGCACTTCCCATACTGCAAGATAAATTCACCGCACAACGTAACGACTTTATTACTAAAAATTACAGGCACTTACAGATCAGTTTACTAACTTGGCTGAAGAAGCACAAAGAATGTTATTACTACTAACATACAACATCACACTGATACAAATGAATAACAATATGAATCAAGTATCAATTCCAGTATACTTCAAAAACTAAATGTAAAACCAATGCCATTTCATCAGCAGAAGCAAGTTTTACACCAAATTCTCTGTACATTAACATGTAAAGTAACTCTAATGAACAAGAAAAGGTATAGAATTATCTGTTGCTTTGTTTAACCCAACACAACAAAATTACAACGAAACTTGGAAACAAGTATCCATCCCAGAGTGAACAAAAAGGAATGAAATTTGAGCACAAAACCCCCAAAAAGAAACCTGCTTTACAAAACCACACCAACATATGACTCATACCATTTTGCTAACAGAAACCAAAAGAGAAGCCATTATAGAGCAAATTAAAGCAAACCCATCAAATATTACAACCTAAAATCAAAATACAAATGCCATGAAAGAGCATAGTGAGAGAAACCCAGAAAACCCAGGTGGGGTTTATACCTGGAATGCGTAAAGTTTGGAGCTTTAAGGTTGAAGAGAAGAAGATGAGAGGTAAAGGGTTCCGAGAGAAAGGAGGTGAATGGTATGGGTTCTGTAACACACTGCTATATATAGAACTTGGGACGCAGCAAACCAAACAGGGCCACAAGTTTAATGTATATTTTCTTATTTCCCCCAAAATAATTGAGACAGAGATATTGTGCAAACTGCAAAGTGCTTCTGGCCAAAGAAGCAAAGTGCTTTTACAGTTTTCTTAATAAAATAAATAAATGCTTTTACAGTTTTACTCTTGTTGTGTGAGTAAATTTCAGGAATTTTGAATGGGCAGAATATAAGAGAAGTGCTTTTCCATATGAAAATTGTTTTATCTTTTGGTAACTAATCATTGGGGTACCAAAACAATGGGGCTCCCCAAAACAATTGCTATTGTCTTGCGAGTACGAGACTGATTGACAAGATTGAGAAGATTCGGGGAAAGGTGGACTGAAACTGAGGCTTGTTTCGTTTGGGACCAGGAGAAATCACTAGGAAACTTCTCTCTCTTGGTTTTTACCTTAGGTAATTTTGATTCTGTGTAAATTTCTGATGGTGTCCTATTTGGTATCTTGGTATGTCAAAATCCAGCTCAAACTCACCTGTCCATGATAAGTGAAATACCAAAAATCATCTGTGATTTTAGCACCTTCCTTTTTCTTCATCTTCCTGTCATTTCCTCATGAATGTGAAACCTTACACTATGTGATCAAGCTTGTGACCAAACGAAGCCAACCCATCGTACGTCTACTTGAGTAATTATTCTATGTACCCGGAACATCACGTGACACTGCCATGTGGTGTACTTGACCAATTATATAACTCATATTCATGTGGAGACCAATTTGGGGTGAAAAAAAAGTAAAAATAATTAAATATACCAATTAGAAATAAGGATAAAACACTTGGACTAATGAAATTAAAAAGGAATATAAGACGTGTGATGTTCTAGGTACAAATAATAATTTCCCCGTCTGA of the Fragaria vesca subsp. vesca linkage group LG6, FraVesHawaii_1.0, whole genome shotgun sequence genome contains:
- the LOC101304010 gene encoding GDP-mannose 3,5-epimerase 1-like; translation: MGSAGESGYGAYTYEALEREPYWPSEKLRISITGAGGFIASHIARRLKNEGHYIIASDWKKNEHMTEDMFCDEFHLVDLRVMDNCLKVTKDVDHVFNLAADMGGMGFIQSNHSVIMYNNTMISFNMLEAARITGVKRFFYASSACIYPEFKQLETNVSLKEADAWPAEPQDAYGLEKLATEELCKHYTKDFGIECRIGRFHNIYGPFGTWKGGREKAPAAFCRKALTSTDKFEMWGDGLQTRSFTFIDECVEGVLRLTKSDFREPVNIGSDEMVSMNEMAEIVLSFENKKLPIQHIPGPEGVRGRNSDNTLIKEKLGWAPTMRLKDGLRFTYFWIKEQIEKEKAQGTDLSVYGSSKVVGTQAPVQLGSLRAADGKE